One window from the genome of Myxocyprinus asiaticus isolate MX2 ecotype Aquarium Trade chromosome 30, UBuf_Myxa_2, whole genome shotgun sequence encodes:
- the si:dkeyp-113d7.1 gene encoding zinc finger protein 570 has protein sequence MAELETESITLGLNNLVSECSTPPLDPLQPECTTPTLTMLSSECSTPTLSSLASEIVEPMAMLPCIKSEPDLDPICTVDLSIIQPLSTAELGSEQIKMEISGLDYIKSEHHNDLHSFHCTELDSYKSHYEPSLVFDYITHVSDSLEYIKSEQHSDLQSYYTTELSAIKTEYEPNLMSSHLKTEMNGLESIHMAELRSELNKLRPDAIIDGMGKMDSDFPSGNLYELMSVQVSKAPVAHNQTSTKSHGPRKPRNLTGEKPFSCTQCGKNFSTLGNLKTHQRIHTGERPYTCSQCGKSFGQAGNLKRHQLIHTGQKPYICAHCPKGFTKADDLRSHQRLHTGEKPFSCAECGKSFSQTKELKAHQLSHTGERPFCCSLCGKSFTKETSYHNHQQIHTGEKPYSCSQCGKTFSNSGVLRTHEKIHSGERPFGCTQCGKSFGRLGHLKAHQQIHTGERPYICQQCGKNFSQSGHLKAHEQIHKREKPDLSSGSSLSNDST, from the coding sequence ATGGCAGAGTTGGAGACAGAAAGCATCACTTTAGGACTAAATAATTTAGTGTCCGAATGCAGCACTCCACCACTTGACCCCTTGCAGCCGGAGTGCACCACGCCAACCCTGACCATGCTCTCATCAGAATGTAGCACACCCACACTCAGCTCGCTCGCTTCTGAGATCGTAGAGCCCATGGCTATGTTGCCATGCATAAAGAGTGAGCCCGACCTCGACCCCATCTGCACGGTGGACCTGTCCATAATCCAGCCCCTGAGCACGGCAGAGCTTGGCTCCGAACAAATCAAGATGGAAATCAGCGGCCTTGACTATATCAAGTCTGAGCACCATAACGACCTACATTCCTTTCATTGCACGGAGCTGGACTCCTACAAGTCGCACTATGAACCCAGCCTGGTGTTTGACTACATCACCCACGTCTCAGATAGCCTCGAGTATATCAAATCAGAGCAACATTCTGACCTGCAGAGTTACTACACCACAGAGCTTAGTGCAATCAAGACCGAGTATGAACCTAACCTCATGTCCAGCCACCTCAAAACCGAGATGAATGGGTTGGAGTCGATTCACATGGCAGAGCTGCGCTCGGAGCTCAACAAACTCCGACCTGATGCCATCATTGATGGTATGGGGAAAATGGACTCTGATTTCCCCTCGGGAAATCTTTACGAGTTGATGTCTGTCCAGGTGAGTAAAGCGCCTGTCGCACACaaccaaaccagcacaaaaagcCACGGCCCACGCAAACCTCGCAACCTCACAGGTGAGAAACCGTTCTCTTGCACTCAGTGCGGAAAGAACTTCAGTACCTTGGGTAACCTGAAGACTCACCAACGAATCCACACCGGTGAAAGGCCTTACACCTGCTCCCAGTGTGGCAAGAGCTTTGGACAGGCTGGTAACTTGAAAAGGCACCAGCTGATCCACACGGGGCAAAAACCATACATCTGCGCACACTGCCCGAAAGGTTTCACCAAAGCGGATGATCTCCGCTCGCACCAGCGGCTGCACACAGGTGAGAAGCCTTTCAGTTGCGCGGAGTGTGGCAAAAGCTTCAGTCAAACAAAGGAACTCAAAGCTCACCAGTTGAGCCACACTGGTGAAAGGCCTTTCTGTTGTTCGCTCTGCGGCAAGAGCTTCACTAAAGAGACAAGTTACCACAATCACCAGCAAATTCACACAGGTGAAAAACCATACAGCTGCTCCCAGTGTGGGAAAACTTTCAGCAATTCAGGGGTCCTCAGAACTCACGAGAAGATTCATTCTGGCGAAAGACCGTTTGGCTGCACCCAGTGCGGCAAAAGTTTTGGTCGCTTGGGACATCTAAAAGCACATCAGCAAATTCACACAGGGGAACGACCGTATATATGTCAGCAGTGCGGGAAGAATTTCAGCCAGTCGGGTCACCTCAAAGCACACGAGCAAATTCACAAAAGAGAAAAACCAGATCTTAGCAGTGGCAGCAGTCTCAGTAACGATAGTACCTAA